The genomic interval GCCCGACCTCGCGCTGGGCGAGTCCATCGCCTGCTCGGGCACCTGCCTGACCGTGACGGGGTGGGACGCGGCGGGCTTCACGGTGGACCTCAGCCGCGAGACGCTGGACAAGACGGCCCCCCACTGGCGACCGGGCGCCCGGCTCAACCTGGAGCGCGCGATGACCGCCTCGGGCCGCTTCGGCGGGCACGTGGTGAGCGGGCACGTGGACGGGACCGGCGAGATTCTGGAGGTGCGCGCGGAACCCGGCGCCTACACCATGCGCGTCCGCGCCTCCGGCCACCTCGCCCGTTATCTGGTGCCCAAGGGCAGCGTCACCGTGGACGGGGTGAGCCTCACGGTGGTGGACACGGGCGGTCCCGGCGGCAGCCGCGCGGACCTGGGGGCCGACGAGTTCACCCTCTGGCTGGTGCCGCACACCCTGGAGGTCACCACCCTGGGAGACTGGCGCCCCGGCACCGTGGTCAACCTGGAAGCCGACCAGCTGGCGAAGTATGTCGAGCGGCTGCTCCTGATGCGCGGTGTCGAGCGGGCGGAGGTGGCGCGGTGAGCCTCGCGGCCATCCCCGAATTGCTGGCCGAGCTGCGGGCCGGGCGCCCGGTGATCCTGGTGGACGACGAGGGCCGCGAGAACGAGGGCGACCTCCTGATGCCCGCCGCCACCGCCACGCCCGAGTGGATCACCTTCATGGCCCGCGAGGGCCGGGGGCTGATCTGCGTGACGCTGACGCCCGAGCGGGCCGCCGAGCTGGACCTCACGCCGATGGTCCGCTCCAGCACCGACCCCAACGGCACCGCCTTTACGGTCAGCGTGGACCATGTCAGCAACTCCACCGGGATCAGCGCGTTCGACCGCGCCGCCACCATCCGGGCGCTGGCGGACCCGGCCGCACGCGGGGCCGATTTCCGCCGTCCGGGGCACATCTTCCCGCTGGTCGCGCGGCCCGGCGGGGTGCTGCGCCGCGCCGGGCATACCGAGGCGGGCTGTGACCTCGCCCGGCTGGCGGGCTTCGGGGCCGCCGGGGTGATCTGCGAGATCATGGGCGACGACGGCGAGATGCTGCGCCTGCCCGACCTGCTCGCCTTTGGGGAAAAACACGGCCTGTTGGTCGGGTCCATCGAGGCCCTGATCGCCTACCGGCTGAAACACGATCCTTTCCTGCGGATCGTGGCCGAGGCCCGGCTGCCTACCCGGGACGGCGAGTTCCGCCTCGTGGGCTTCGAGGACACCCTCTCGGGCGCCGAGCACGTCGCGCTGGTGATGGGGGAGGTGACCCCCGAGCCGCTGCTGGTGCGGGTGCATTCCGAATGCCTGACCGGGGACGCCTTCCACTCGCTGCGCTGCGACTGCGGGCCCCAGCGCGACGCGGCGATGCGGGCCATTGCCCAGGAGGGGCGGGGCGTGCTCGTCTATCTGCGCCAGGAAGGCCGCGGCATCGGCCTGCTGAACAAGATCCGCGCCTACGCCCTGCAAGACGCCGGGGCCGACACCGTGGACGCCAACTTGCAACTGGGCTTTCCCGCCGACGCCCGCGACTTCGGCATCGGCGCGCAGATGCTGCACCTGCTGGGCGCCCGGCGGCTGCGGGTCCTCACCAACAACCCCCGCAAGCTGCACAGCCTCAGCGGCTTCGGGCTGGAAGTCGCCGAGCGGGTGGCGCTGCACGTCGGCCAGAACCCCCACAACGCGGGCTATCTGGCGACCAAGGGCGCGCGGCTGGGGCACTTGCGCTGAGCCGGGTCCGGGTCTTTTCCCCTCCTCCCCCCGCCCGGCGGTGACAAACCCGTGACAACCCCCGCCGCTCCGGCCCGCCGAGGGGCACGGGGGGGCCTCGGGGGCACTCCGGCCGCCCCGGCAGGGCGGGGGGGGGGAACCGGGCTGGCCTCCGTGCTGCCGGGCGGATTTGGCCGCGTGAGCCTGAAGCGCTGTCCGGGTGGCCGGGGGACCGGCGGGGGCTGGCCGGGAGGGTGACCCGCCGCCGGGCTGTGACGGAGCGGTGATGGGGGCTGCCCTAACGTGGAGCCGTTCCACCGGGGAGGCCGAGGCCTCGCCGCGGGACAGACGGCGGCCCACCCGGGCAAAGGAGACAGCCATGACTGCCACAACCCGCGCTGTCTCCCTGCTGCTGATCGGTGACCAGGACGCGCTGGTCGCGGGCAGCCTGCGCCGTCACGTTCCGGCGGCCGGGGACTGGGCCGTGCGGGCCTTTCCCGACGCGTCGGCGGCCCTGCGCGAGGCGCCGGACCTGATGCCGGACCTCGCGGTGCTGAGCTGTACGGGCGCGGCCGACACCCTGTGCGAGGCCGCGCTCGCCCTGCTCGATCATGCCAAGCGGCACTGGCCCCACACCTCGTTCGTGGTCGTCAAGGCCGGGCACGTCACCAACCTGCCGGAGGTGTTCGGGCGCTACGGGGTCATGCCGGTCGTGGACCGCGCCGAGACCCTGGCGGTGGCCCAGACCATCGAGCGGGAGATCAGCACGCTGAGCCGCGGCTCGGTGCAGGGCGTGTCCCTGCCGGGTTTTCTCCAGATGATGGAGTGGGACCGCAAGAGCCTGTCGGTGCGGGTGGAGGCGGCAGCCGGCTGGGGACGGCTGCACCTGCTGGACGGCCGTCTGGTGGACGCCTACGCGCACCCCGGCGACCTGACCGGGGAGGCGGCCGCCCTGCGGATCATGACCTGGGGGGACGTGTCGCTGCGGCTGGAACGCTCCTACCACAACGGCCGGGGCAACGAGTTGCCGCCCCTGACCTCGCTGCTGATGGAAGCGATGCGCCGCAAGGACGAGGCGGAGCGCGCGCCCGACCCGGCGGGCGACCTGCTGCTGGACGACCCGGAGGAAACCGTGTTCAGGAGGCCGAAAAGCTCGACCGCCCACCTCAAGAAACCGCCCGGCGGCGGCGACGGTCCGCCCCCCGAACCCACCCTCCCCCCGCCGGGCGCCGACCTGGCCCCCGCCCCCACCCCTGCTCTCAGGCAAGAGGAGATCAACATGGCAAACGTCAAAGAAACCCTGGTCAGCGTGATGAACATCGACGGCGCGAACGCCGCCGCCCTGGTCGACTACGGCAGCGGCATGGCGCTGGGCACCATGGGCGTGGGGGTGGACCTCGAGGTCGCCGCCGCCGGAAACTCCGACGTGGTGCGGGCCAAGCTCCGCACGATGGAGGCGCTGGGCATCGAGGGCCAGATCGAGGACATCCTGATCACCCTGCAAGATCAGTACCACGTGATCTACCTGATCCGCGACCAGGGCCTTTTCCTGTATCTCGTGCTGGACAAGGAAAAAGCCAACCTGGCGATGGCCCGCTACAAGCTGCGCTCGCTCGCCAAGGACATCTCGATCGCCTGATCGGGGCAACGGCAGCGGGCGGCGGGCAGTCATGCTCCGCTGCCCGCTCTCCTGCGGTCCTTACAGCGTCACGCCGTACAGCGCCCCGTACTTCTCCCGCAGGTACTTCAGGTACGGCTCCACTGTCATGCCCTGCCCGGTCGCCTGCTCCAGCAACTCGTTCGGCGTGTAGCGGCGGCCGGGCGCGTACACGTTCTCGCGCAGCCAGCCGTGCAGCCGCCCGAAGTCGGCGCGGGCGATGTCGCCTTCCAGACCGGGGTTGGCCCGCTCGGCGGCGGCGTAGAACTGGGCGCTCAGCACGTTCCCCAGCGTGTAGCCTTGAAAGGCCCCGCCGATGCTCCCGAAGTACCAGTGCACGTCCTGCAAGACGCCGTTCACGTCGCTCTCGGCCCGCAGGCCCAGGTTCGTCTCGTAGGCGGCATGCCAGGCGTCCGCGAGGTCACGCACGGCCAGCCGCCCCGACAGCAGCTCGCGCTCCAGCTCAAAGCGGGTGATGACGTGCAGGTTGTAGGTCAGCTCGTCGGCGTCGGTGCGGATCAGCGAGCGGGCGACCACGTTGGAGGCGCGGTGCATCTCCTCTTCGGTCACGTCCACGAGCTGCTCGGGGAAGGCGTCCCGGAACTTGCCGAAGTACGCTGCCCAGAACGCCCGGCTGCGCCCCACGAGGTTCTCCCACAACCTCGACTGGCTCTCGTGGACCCCGGCACTGACGCCGCCGCCCAACGGGGTGCCCAGCAACTCCTCTGCGACACCCTGCTCGTACATCGCGTGGCCCGACTCGTGCAGGGTGGAATACAGCGCTTCCGTCGGGTCGTTGTCTTTCACCCGCGTTGTAATCCGCACGTCCTGCCCGCCCAGCCGGGTCATGAAGGGGTGGTGGGTGAGGTCCTGCCGCCCCTGGGTGAAGTCGTAGCCATAGTCCCGGATCACGCTCTCCCCGAAGACGAGCTGATCTGCGCCGGGGTAGTGCCGGGCCAGAAAGTCGGTGCGGGGCGCCTCGGCCCCGGTCACGGCGTCCACCATCGGGACCAGCGCCCGCCTGAGCGCCGCGAAGACCTCGCCCACCTGCGCGGCGGTCATACCCTCGTCGGACTGGTCAATGAAGTAGTCCATCGGGTCCGCGAACTCGGGGAAGTAGCTCGCGGCTTGCAAGCTCATGTCCAGCGACTTCTCCAGGTAGGGCACCATCCGCGCGAAGTCGTTCCCCGGCCGCGCCCCAGTCCACGCCGAGTAGCTGTCGCCGCCGTGCTGACTCCACTCGGCCACGAAGGCGGCGGGAAAGCGGGTCGCTTCCTCGAACTCCTTGCGGGCCACCGCGATCATGCGCGTCTGGAGGGGGGAGAGGTCCTCCCGCCCGCTCAGCGTGTCGAGGAGCCGCCCATACGCCGGGTCGGTCGCCCGTTCGTGCCGCAGCCGCGAGAGCAGCGCCTGTTGCCGCGAGCGCCCGGCGGCGGCCCCGGCGGGCAGGTAGGTGCTCTGGTCCCAGCCCAGCAAGGAGCCGATGCCGCCCAGGTCGGCGAGTTCCTGAAACCGGGTCTGGAGTTCAGCCCAGGCTGTGTCCGTCGGGGGTGTGGTCACGGGACCAGAGTACCGCGCCGGGGCCGCCGCCCCCACAATGGGAGGCGAGCATGACCGACGAACAACTCTCCCGCCGCCTCTCCTACCTGCTGCGGCACGCGCCCGAGAAGATGAAGGTGACGCTGGAGCCGGGCGGCTGGGCACCCGTGGACGCCGTGCTGCGGACCCTGCGGGTGCCCCGGCCCCGACTGGAGCGGGTGGTCGCCGCCGACCGCAAGGGGCGCTACACCCTCCAGGGTGAGCGTATCCGCGCCAATCAGGGCCACAGCGTGGCCGTGGACCTGCGGCTGCCCCTCACCGTGCCGCCGCCGCTGCTGTACCACGGCACCCACGCGGGCGTGCTGGAGGCCATCCGCGCAGAGGGGCTGAAGCCGATGGGCCGTCACCACGTTCACCTCTCGCGCGACGAGGCCACGGCGCGGCAGGTCGGGGGGCGGCGCGGCCAGCCGGTCGTCCTGACCGTGCAGGCCGGGCAGATGTACGGGGCCGGGCATCCCTTCTACCGCAGCGAGAACGGGGTGTGGTTGGCCGAAGCGGTGCCGCCCGAGTTTCTGGAAGTTCCAGAGTAGGCTGACCCTATGACCCTGGAACAGGCCCGCGCTGCCCTCGCAGCCGCCCGCCGCGTGGCCGTCCTGACGGGCGCGGGTGCCAGCGCCGAGAGCGGCATCCCCACCTTCCGCGACGCGCAGACGGGGCACTGGGCACGCTTCCGCCCGGAAGACCTCGCCAGCCCGGACGCCTACCGCCGCGACCCGGAGACGGTCTGGGCGTGGTACGCGGGCCGTTACCGGGACGTGACCCAGGCGCAGCCCAACGAGGCCCACCACTTGCTCGCCCGGCTGGAACGGGAGAAGGGCGACGGCTTTTTCCTCGCCACCCAGAATGTGGACGGCCTGCACGCGCGGGCGGGCGGCGAACGCCTGGTGGAGTTGCACGGCAACCTGAGCACCGCACGCTGCGAGACGTGCGGGACGGTGGCGCCCCTGCCCGATCCGGAGACCTTCACGCCGCCGCCGGGTTGCCCGGTCTGCGCGGCCCCCATGCGCCCCAACATCGTCTGGTTCGGGGAGTTCCTGCCCGAGCTGGCGCTGGAGGCCGCCACCCGCGCCTTCGAGGAGGCGGACGTCGCCCTGATCGTGGGCACCAGCGGGCAGGTCTACCCGGCGGCGGGCCTCGCGCTGGAGACGCGGCGGGCGGGCGGCGTGGTGATCGAGGTCAATCCCGACGAGACGGAACTCACGCCTTACCTGACCTACAGCGTGCGGGACGTGGCCTCGCGGGGCCTCCTGGCGCTGCTGGACCCTACGGACTGACGTTCACGGTCAGCGTCTGGTTGACGCTGTGCTGCTTGTTGTCGTGGACGACCACCAGAAAGGTATGGCGCCCCGGTTCCGCATTGCTCGCGGCCTCCACCCGGAAGAAGGTGGAATCGTCGGCCCCGAGCGAGGGACCGAACGTGGTCACCCGCACGCCCCGGTCCGTGTCCGGGGAGACGCTGAGGAAATAGTCCTTGGGGTCGCCCTCATAGAGGTACTTCTTGAAATACACCGTGACATTCGTGCTCTGACCGGGCTTGAGGGTCACCGACCCCGGTGAGAGGCGCAGCGTGGCGTCCGGCAGGGGGGTATTGCCGCAGGAAGCGAGGGCCAACAGGCCAAGGGCGAGGAGCGGATTTCTGAGCATGGGGAGCCTCCTGGGCGAACGTGGGGGATGAACACGTCACAGTAGAGGAGCGGAGGTCCAGGGGTGGACGAAAGTCGGCAGGCCCTCAACCGGGACGCCTGTCACACCCGGCCCCCGCCCCCACCTGTTAAACTTCCCCGTTTGACCGGGGCCATGACGTGTCCCGCACAGGGGGATGACGTGACCGCAGCCGAGACGATGCCGCAACCGACCGAGGTGTTTCCCGCACCGATCAAAGCCGTGGAACCGGGCAGCCCCGCCGAGCGGGCGGGTGTCCGGCCCGGCGACCTGCTGATCCGGGTGAACGGGGAGAGCGTCACCGACGTGCTGGCCTACCGCCACCGCCTCTCGCAGGGGCGGGCGACGCTGGAGATCAGCCGCCCGGTGGAGCGCCCCCTGGTCCTGTCTGGCGTGCTCGGCGTGGCGCAGGACCACCACCGCCTGGAATACGATCCGGCGGCGCCGACCTTCACCTTCGCGGTGGAGTGGGAAGACCCCGGCCTCGACTTCGAGGAAGTGCTGTTCGACGGCATCAAGAAGTGCGCCAACAAGTGCGACTTC from Deinococcus budaensis carries:
- a CDS encoding DUF4388 domain-containing protein, which gives rise to MTATTRAVSLLLIGDQDALVAGSLRRHVPAAGDWAVRAFPDASAALREAPDLMPDLAVLSCTGAADTLCEAALALLDHAKRHWPHTSFVVVKAGHVTNLPEVFGRYGVMPVVDRAETLAVAQTIEREISTLSRGSVQGVSLPGFLQMMEWDRKSLSVRVEAAAGWGRLHLLDGRLVDAYAHPGDLTGEAAALRIMTWGDVSLRLERSYHNGRGNELPPLTSLLMEAMRRKDEAERAPDPAGDLLLDDPEETVFRRPKSSTAHLKKPPGGGDGPPPEPTLPPPGADLAPAPTPALRQEEINMANVKETLVSVMNIDGANAAALVDYGSGMALGTMGVGVDLEVAAAGNSDVVRAKLRTMEALGIEGQIEDILITLQDQYHVIYLIRDQGLFLYLVLDKEKANLAMARYKLRSLAKDISIA
- a CDS encoding bifunctional 3,4-dihydroxy-2-butanone-4-phosphate synthase/GTP cyclohydrolase II, which gives rise to MSLAAIPELLAELRAGRPVILVDDEGRENEGDLLMPAATATPEWITFMAREGRGLICVTLTPERAAELDLTPMVRSSTDPNGTAFTVSVDHVSNSTGISAFDRAATIRALADPAARGADFRRPGHIFPLVARPGGVLRRAGHTEAGCDLARLAGFGAAGVICEIMGDDGEMLRLPDLLAFGEKHGLLVGSIEALIAYRLKHDPFLRIVAEARLPTRDGEFRLVGFEDTLSGAEHVALVMGEVTPEPLLVRVHSECLTGDAFHSLRCDCGPQRDAAMRAIAQEGRGVLVYLRQEGRGIGLLNKIRAYALQDAGADTVDANLQLGFPADARDFGIGAQMLHLLGARRLRVLTNNPRKLHSLSGFGLEVAERVALHVGQNPHNAGYLATKGARLGHLR
- a CDS encoding carboxypeptidase M32, whose product is MTTPPTDTAWAELQTRFQELADLGGIGSLLGWDQSTYLPAGAAAGRSRQQALLSRLRHERATDPAYGRLLDTLSGREDLSPLQTRMIAVARKEFEEATRFPAAFVAEWSQHGGDSYSAWTGARPGNDFARMVPYLEKSLDMSLQAASYFPEFADPMDYFIDQSDEGMTAAQVGEVFAALRRALVPMVDAVTGAEAPRTDFLARHYPGADQLVFGESVIRDYGYDFTQGRQDLTHHPFMTRLGGQDVRITTRVKDNDPTEALYSTLHESGHAMYEQGVAEELLGTPLGGGVSAGVHESQSRLWENLVGRSRAFWAAYFGKFRDAFPEQLVDVTEEEMHRASNVVARSLIRTDADELTYNLHVITRFELERELLSGRLAVRDLADAWHAAYETNLGLRAESDVNGVLQDVHWYFGSIGGAFQGYTLGNVLSAQFYAAAERANPGLEGDIARADFGRLHGWLRENVYAPGRRYTPNELLEQATGQGMTVEPYLKYLREKYGALYGVTL
- a CDS encoding SIR2 family NAD-dependent protein deacylase, whose translation is MTLEQARAALAAARRVAVLTGAGASAESGIPTFRDAQTGHWARFRPEDLASPDAYRRDPETVWAWYAGRYRDVTQAQPNEAHHLLARLEREKGDGFFLATQNVDGLHARAGGERLVELHGNLSTARCETCGTVAPLPDPETFTPPPGCPVCAAPMRPNIVWFGEFLPELALEAATRAFEEADVALIVGTSGQVYPAAGLALETRRAGGVVIEVNPDETELTPYLTYSVRDVASRGLLALLDPTD
- a CDS encoding RNA 2'-phosphotransferase; this encodes MTDEQLSRRLSYLLRHAPEKMKVTLEPGGWAPVDAVLRTLRVPRPRLERVVAADRKGRYTLQGERIRANQGHSVAVDLRLPLTVPPPLLYHGTHAGVLEAIRAEGLKPMGRHHVHLSRDEATARQVGGRRGQPVVLTVQAGQMYGAGHPFYRSENGVWLAEAVPPEFLEVPE
- a CDS encoding riboflavin synthase: MFTGIVEQVGRVTHAAEQNGNLTLTVTPGRMWPDLALGESIACSGTCLTVTGWDAAGFTVDLSRETLDKTAPHWRPGARLNLERAMTASGRFGGHVVSGHVDGTGEILEVRAEPGAYTMRVRASGHLARYLVPKGSVTVDGVSLTVVDTGGPGGSRADLGADEFTLWLVPHTLEVTTLGDWRPGTVVNLEADQLAKYVERLLLMRGVERAEVAR